Within the Candidatus Neomarinimicrobiota bacterium genome, the region CGTGGGGGCGGAGGTCCAGTCCACGGGCATGGATTTCTCCGCTGAAGGTCGGGATGTGAGCGTGATATTCGGTGATGGCGCCGGAGCAGTGGTGGTGTCGGCCACGGAGGAGGATCGCGGAATTCTGGGCACCCACCTGCACTCAGAGGGCAAGTACGCCGAAGAGCTGTGGTCGGAGGCACCGGCCAGTGGGCGCAATCCGCGTATCTCCATCAAGGACTTGCAGGCGGGCCGCCACTGGCTGAAGATGAATGGCCGCGAAGTATTCCGGCATGCTGTGGTACGCTTTCCGGAATCAATCCGGGAGGCCCTGGCCGACCGCGGGTTGACCGCCGATGATCTGGCCCTCATCGTCCCGCACCAGGCTAACCTGCGCATCACCAGGGAGGTGGCCCGGCGTCTGCAGGTAGCAGAAGACAAGGTTTACTCCAATATCGAGCGCTATGGAAACACGACGGCGGCCAGTATCCCCATCGCTCTGGCCGAGGCGGTGGAGCGGGGTCTCGTGAAGCGGGACGACTATATTGTCCTGGTGGCGTTTGGTTCGGGCTTTACCTGGGCCTCGGCGCTGGTGAAATGGTAGGGGTAGCGTAATGGGCGTGGAAGCACGCTACTTTTCCCAGGAGCACCGGCTGCTAAGGGACATGGTGCGCGAGTTTGCCCGCAACGAGGTAGCGCCAGTGGCCGATGAGCTGGACCGGGAGGGGCGCTTCCCCACCGAGCTGGTGGCCCAGATGGCCGAACTGGGGCTGCTGGGGATTCCCATCCCCCAGGACTACGGTGGAGCAGGCATGGATACGGTGGCCTACTGCATTGCCATCCACGAACTGGCTAAAGCGGACGGCAGCGTGGCTATCACCGCCGCGGCCCATACCAGCTTGGGGGCCATGCCGATTTTCCTGTTTGGTTCCGAGGAACTTAAGAAGAAGTATTTGCCGCCGTTGGCCAAGGGGGAAATCCTGGGTGCGTTCGGTCTGACCGAGCCGGGCGCCGGCAGCGATGCCGGTGCTACTCAGACCACCGCCGAGAGAAAGAAGGACCGCTACGTGATCAACGGCCAGAAGGCCTTCTGTACCAATGCCGGGTATGCGGGGGTGATTGTATTCACGGCACGCCTGCTGGATCGTGGCGAGGATCAGGGCATCAGCGCCTTTGTGGTTGAGCGGGATACGCCGGGCCTCAGGCTGGGCAAGCCGGAGAAAAAAATGGGTTGGCGGGCCTCCGACACGCGGGCACTTTATTTTGAAGACATGGAAATTCCCGTGGGAAACCTGCTCGGCGAACCGGCCATGGGCTTGCGGC harbors:
- a CDS encoding acyl-CoA dehydrogenase family protein, producing the protein MGVEARYFSQEHRLLRDMVREFARNEVAPVADELDREGRFPTELVAQMAELGLLGIPIPQDYGGAGMDTVAYCIAIHELAKADGSVAITAAAHTSLGAMPIFLFGSEELKKKYLPPLAKGEILGAFGLTEPGAGSDAGATQTTAERKKDRYVINGQKAFCTNAGYAGVIVFTARLLDRGEDQGISAFVVERDTPGLRLGKPEKKMGWRASDTRALYFEDMEIPVGNLLGEPAMGLRQFLQALTAGRISVGALSVGTGEGAYLLALNYSREREAFGRKISQFQAIQFKLADMATQLEAAQHLVYHAAWQKDQGRNVDKEAAMAKLFASELAMRITGEAIQIHGGYGYIREYQVERFFRDAKVLEIGEGTSEVQRMIIGRQILEETAGL
- a CDS encoding ketoacyl-ACP synthase III, translated to MTAAYISGTGFYVPERVVTNDDLANHMDTNSEWIRRRTGIETRHYAAEGEGTTDLAIPAVERALEAAHLTVGDIDLIIFATSTPDYMAPGSGCLLQDRLGFDNIGALDIRVQCSGFVYGLSIADQYIRTGTFRQVLVVGAEVQSTGMDFSAEGRDVSVIFGDGAGAVVVSATEEDRGILGTHLHSEGKYAEELWSEAPASGRNPRISIKDLQAGRHWLKMNGREVFRHAVVRFPESIREALADRGLTADDLALIVPHQANLRITREVARRLQVAEDKVYSNIERYGNTTAASIPIALAEAVERGLVKRDDYIVLVAFGSGFTWASALVKW